From Nitratidesulfovibrio vulgaris str. Hildenborough, a single genomic window includes:
- a CDS encoding chemotaxis protein CheA: MIVQDELNRQAFVEEAQDLLAELETALLEIEERPEDRSLVDRIFRAMHTIKGSGAMFGFDDIASFTHDVESVFDKVRNGEMELSPELLDLTLKSRDHIAYLLQCATKGLAVDVSMSADLTQALRALLPGDDHASASPADEMPSSGEVEGPRRTYRVRFKPHPQLFLSGTNPLGLVREIQDLGRSKLFVHFGDVPALDELDPEQCHVWWDVLLTTDSDEAAIRDIFLFVEDDATVDVRLIDEANLLEQDGAYKRLGEILLERGDVATEDLRRVLEEQRPIGELLAEAGIVTPDQVASALAEQKTVRELRRSRTEDGDKPAEKAGDAGASIRVSAAKLDYLVDLVGELVIVQSQIARMAHEHPAPGMLSLVEALERLSDDLRDTTLGVRMLPIGTTFSRFRRLVRDLAGELGKSVELVTLGGETELDKTVIERLGDPLVHCLRNSLDHGVESPERRLAAGKSATGRITLAAAHAGGEVLVTISDDGAGIDAERIYQAALRKGIIAPEVDLSTRQKLELIFAAGFSTAEKVTSVSGRGVGMDVVKRAIESLRGRIELESTPGKGTVITIRLPLTLAIIDGLQVRVGDESYIIPLPHVEECAEHNTPDHVDGRQRIINLRGDIVPFIRLRDVFRVPGVSPGMEQLVVVNALGSRFGLVVDCVIGEHQTVIKSLGKVYKDIPGISGATIQGDGSMALIIDVPGLVHTAALEAA, encoded by the coding sequence ATGATCGTGCAGGATGAACTCAACCGTCAGGCGTTCGTCGAAGAGGCGCAAGACCTGCTGGCCGAACTTGAGACGGCGTTGCTTGAAATCGAGGAACGTCCCGAAGACAGGTCGCTCGTCGACCGCATTTTCCGGGCCATGCACACGATCAAGGGGTCGGGGGCGATGTTCGGCTTCGACGACATCGCGTCCTTCACCCATGATGTGGAGAGTGTCTTCGACAAGGTTCGCAATGGTGAGATGGAGTTGTCTCCGGAACTGCTCGATCTTACGCTGAAGTCGCGTGACCATATCGCCTACCTTCTGCAGTGTGCCACGAAAGGCCTCGCCGTCGACGTCTCCATGTCCGCCGACCTCACGCAGGCTCTCCGGGCCCTGCTGCCGGGTGATGACCACGCGTCCGCGTCCCCTGCCGATGAGATGCCGTCGTCCGGTGAGGTCGAAGGTCCCCGGCGGACCTACCGTGTGCGCTTCAAGCCGCATCCGCAACTCTTCCTCTCGGGCACGAACCCTCTGGGGCTGGTGCGCGAGATACAGGACCTGGGGCGTTCGAAGCTCTTCGTCCATTTCGGTGACGTGCCAGCCCTCGATGAACTCGACCCGGAGCAATGCCATGTGTGGTGGGATGTGTTGCTCACCACCGATAGTGATGAAGCCGCCATCCGTGACATCTTCCTCTTTGTCGAGGACGATGCGACCGTTGATGTGCGGCTCATCGACGAGGCGAACCTGCTTGAACAGGACGGTGCCTACAAGCGGCTTGGCGAGATTCTGCTTGAACGGGGCGATGTGGCGACCGAAGACCTGCGGCGGGTGCTGGAGGAGCAGCGTCCCATTGGCGAACTGCTCGCCGAGGCAGGCATCGTCACCCCTGATCAGGTCGCTTCCGCGCTGGCGGAGCAGAAGACGGTGCGCGAACTGCGCCGCAGCCGCACCGAAGACGGGGACAAGCCCGCCGAAAAGGCGGGAGACGCCGGGGCGAGCATTCGCGTCTCTGCTGCCAAGCTCGACTATCTAGTCGATCTCGTAGGTGAACTTGTCATCGTGCAGTCCCAGATCGCGCGTATGGCGCACGAGCATCCCGCCCCCGGCATGTTGAGCCTCGTCGAAGCCCTCGAAAGGCTCAGCGACGACCTGCGCGACACGACGCTGGGTGTGCGCATGCTGCCCATAGGAACCACGTTCAGCCGTTTCAGACGGCTGGTGCGCGACCTCGCCGGAGAATTGGGCAAGAGCGTCGAACTCGTCACGCTCGGAGGCGAGACGGAACTGGACAAGACCGTCATAGAGCGACTGGGCGACCCGCTGGTGCATTGCCTGCGCAACAGCCTCGACCATGGTGTGGAATCGCCGGAACGCCGTCTGGCAGCCGGGAAGAGCGCCACGGGGCGCATCACGCTGGCAGCCGCTCACGCTGGCGGCGAGGTGCTGGTGACCATTTCGGATGATGGTGCGGGCATCGATGCCGAAAGAATCTATCAGGCTGCCCTGCGCAAGGGCATCATTGCCCCCGAGGTCGACCTTTCCACCCGGCAGAAGCTGGAACTCATCTTCGCGGCAGGCTTCTCCACTGCGGAGAAGGTGACCAGCGTCTCGGGGCGCGGCGTCGGCATGGATGTGGTGAAGCGAGCCATCGAGAGCCTGCGCGGGCGTATCGAACTGGAGAGCACGCCGGGCAAGGGGACAGTCATCACCATACGGCTGCCGCTCACGCTTGCCATCATCGACGGGCTTCAGGTTCGCGTGGGGGACGAGTCCTACATCATTCCGTTGCCCCATGTGGAAGAGTGCGCCGAACACAATACGCCCGACCATGTCGACGGGCGACAGCGCATCATCAACCTGCGGGGTGACATCGTGCCGTTCATACGCTTGCGCGATGTCTTCCGGGTTCCGGGTGTCTCTCCGGGCATGGAACAGCTTGTGGTGGTGAACGCGCTCGGAAGCCGATTCGG
- a CDS encoding response regulator produces the protein MSKLIMSVDDSASIRQMVGFTLRNAGYEVIEASDGKDALGKLSGPVKMVITDLNMPNMDGIELIRRIRATPAYKFIPVVMLTTESQAARKQEGKAAGATGWIVKPFKPEQLLAVVQKLLG, from the coding sequence ATGAGCAAACTGATCATGTCCGTCGATGATTCTGCTAGTATCCGTCAGATGGTGGGCTTCACACTCCGGAATGCCGGTTACGAGGTCATAGAGGCCTCGGACGGCAAGGACGCGCTGGGCAAGCTCTCCGGCCCGGTGAAGATGGTCATCACCGACCTGAATATGCCCAACATGGATGGTATCGAGCTCATAAGGCGCATACGGGCCACGCCTGCCTACAAGTTCATTCCCGTGGTCATGCTCACCACCGAATCCCAGGCGGCACGTAAACAGGAAGGCAAGGCAGCCGGGGCCACGGGGTGGATAGTCAAGCCGTTCAAACCCGAGCAGTTGCTGGCTGTCGTGCAGAAGCTGCTAGGCTAG